A portion of the Enterobacter sp. SA187 genome contains these proteins:
- the entD gene encoding enterobactin synthase subunit EntD: MDYHHTTLPLAGLTLHHIDFDPATWRDADLFWLPHHTQLHHTSQKRQREHLAGRLAAFHALGAIPAIGDNGAPLWPPGVFGSISHSGTTALAVIATRPVGVDIERCLDAKLCAELADSIVDADERALLTASGLPLPLAVTLAFSAKESLYKAFSARALPYPGFASARVTALTDAQLSLTLSARFCPALAGETVTAGWCVAQDDVITLLSHN; encoded by the coding sequence ATGGATTATCATCACACCACACTCCCCCTCGCTGGCCTTACACTGCACCACATCGATTTCGATCCCGCCACCTGGCGCGACGCCGATCTGTTCTGGCTACCGCACCATACACAGCTGCATCACACTTCACAAAAACGTCAGCGGGAACATCTGGCGGGCAGACTGGCGGCCTTTCACGCGCTGGGAGCGATCCCCGCCATTGGCGACAATGGCGCGCCCTTATGGCCTCCGGGAGTGTTCGGCAGCATCAGCCACAGCGGCACCACCGCGCTGGCGGTGATCGCGACCCGGCCGGTGGGAGTGGATATTGAACGCTGCCTCGATGCGAAACTTTGCGCAGAACTGGCGGACAGTATTGTCGATGCGGATGAGCGCGCGCTGCTGACCGCCTCCGGCCTGCCCTTGCCCCTTGCGGTCACGCTGGCGTTTTCCGCCAAAGAGAGCCTGTATAAAGCTTTTTCCGCCCGCGCTCTGCCTTACCCCGGCTTTGCCAGCGCGCGGGTGACGGCGCTGACCGACGCGCAACTCTCGCTCACCCTTTCCGCCCGCTTCTGCCCGGCGCTGGCCGGTGAAACCGTTACTGCGGGCTGGTGCGTGGCGCAGGACGACGTCATCACCCTCTTATCACACAACTGA
- a CDS encoding ABC transporter substrate-binding protein, with amino-acid sequence MTKKLLSLLVLTALSAASHAATPPNTLVVAQGLDDIVSLDPAEANELSSIQTVPSLYQRLVQPDRDNPEKVTPILAESWQADPAAKTLTIKLKPDAKFASGNPLRPEDVIFSYQRAVTLNKSPAFILNVLGWQPDNINSQLKKIDDHTVQLQWTADVSPAVALNILSTPIASIVDEKLVSANVKGDDFGNAWLKMHSAGSGAFKMRVYQPHQAIVLDANDNAVGGAPKLKNIIIKNVPDPASRRLLIEQGDADVARDLGADQIGALQGKKGVQVLSIPSAEQNYLVFNAGNSANPLLNNPAFWEASRWLVDYEGITKDLLKGQYFIHQSFLPVGLPGALETNPFKFDPAKAKEILAKAGIKDAHFTLDVENKPPFITIAQSMQASFAQGGVKVDLLPAAGSQVYARVRAKQHQAAIRLWIPDYFDAHSNASAFAYNDGKASTVAGLNGWQIPELSKQTLAAVAEPDAAKRLDLYSKMQEQLQHNSPYVFVDQGKTQIVVRDNVKGYQQGLNADMVWYDNVTK; translated from the coding sequence ATGACCAAAAAATTGCTGTCGTTACTGGTGCTGACCGCGCTGTCGGCCGCCAGCCATGCTGCCACGCCGCCGAATACGCTGGTGGTGGCGCAGGGGCTGGATGATATTGTCAGTCTTGATCCCGCGGAAGCGAACGAGCTTTCCAGCATCCAGACCGTGCCAAGCCTGTATCAGCGCCTGGTACAGCCGGATCGTGACAATCCTGAAAAAGTGACCCCGATCCTCGCCGAAAGCTGGCAGGCGGATCCGGCGGCTAAAACCCTGACCATCAAACTGAAGCCGGACGCGAAATTTGCCTCGGGCAATCCGCTGCGCCCGGAAGATGTGATCTTCTCCTATCAGCGCGCGGTGACGCTGAACAAATCCCCGGCTTTTATTCTGAACGTGCTCGGCTGGCAGCCGGACAATATCAACAGCCAGCTGAAAAAAATCGACGACCATACCGTGCAGTTGCAGTGGACGGCGGACGTCAGCCCGGCGGTGGCGCTGAATATTCTTTCCACGCCGATTGCCTCCATTGTCGATGAGAAGCTGGTAAGCGCGAATGTGAAAGGCGATGACTTCGGCAATGCCTGGCTGAAAATGCACTCGGCGGGCAGCGGCGCGTTCAAAATGCGCGTCTATCAGCCGCATCAGGCGATTGTGCTGGACGCCAACGACAATGCCGTGGGCGGCGCGCCTAAGCTGAAAAATATCATCATTAAAAACGTGCCCGATCCGGCGTCCCGCCGTCTGTTGATCGAACAGGGCGATGCCGACGTGGCCCGCGATCTGGGTGCCGATCAGATCGGCGCGTTACAGGGCAAAAAAGGCGTGCAGGTGCTGAGCATCCCGTCTGCCGAGCAAAACTATCTGGTGTTTAACGCCGGTAACAGCGCCAATCCGCTGCTCAATAACCCGGCATTCTGGGAAGCGTCACGCTGGCTGGTGGATTATGAAGGCATTACCAAAGATCTGCTGAAAGGCCAGTATTTTATCCATCAGAGTTTCCTGCCGGTGGGTCTGCCGGGCGCGCTGGAAACCAACCCGTTCAAATTTGATCCGGCGAAAGCGAAAGAGATCCTCGCCAAAGCGGGTATCAAAGACGCGCACTTCACGCTGGATGTGGAGAACAAACCGCCGTTTATCACCATCGCCCAGTCGATGCAGGCAAGCTTCGCCCAGGGCGGCGTGAAGGTGGATCTGCTGCCGGCCGCGGGCAGCCAGGTGTATGCCCGCGTGCGTGCGAAGCAGCATCAGGCGGCGATCCGTTTGTGGATCCCGGACTACTTTGATGCCCACTCTAACGCCAGCGCCTTTGCCTATAACGACGGTAAAGCCAGCACGGTCGCCGGTCTGAACGGCTGGCAGATCCCGGAGCTGAGCAAGCAGACGCTGGCCGCCGTGGCGGAGCCGGATGCGGCAAAACGCCTTGATCTGTACAGTAAAATGCAGGAACAGTTGCAGCATAATTCGCCGTACGTATTTGTCGATCAGGGCAAAACCCAGATCGTGGTACGCGACAATGTGAAGGGCTATCAGCAGGGGCTGAACGCCGATATGGTCTGGTACGACAACGTCACCAAGTAA
- a CDS encoding ABC transporter permease translates to MPHLSTRVLQGLLTLLLTLFGLLLVTFALSAFSPVDRVLQIVGDHASQSTYDQVRHQLGLDQPLPVQFWHYLLNLLHGDLGTASATGQPVLQDLLAAFPATLELATLALVVGATLGVIAGVLCARFVGSTWDLFVRTFTLLGNSVPIFWLGLLMLALFYARLHWSAGPGRLDDIYLYTVEPRTGFALIDTALSGDGEALRNAISHLVLPVLLLAYYSLASITRLTRSACLSEMNKEYILLARAKGAGEMTILLRHVLPNIRGTLLTVIALAYTGMLEGAVLTETVFSWPGIGRYLTTALFAGDTTAIMGGTLVIGVSFVLINNLTDLLVRLTDPRVR, encoded by the coding sequence ATGCCACATCTTTCCACCCGCGTGCTGCAGGGTCTGCTGACTCTGCTGCTCACGCTCTTCGGGCTGCTGCTCGTTACCTTTGCGCTCTCCGCGTTTTCCCCTGTCGATCGCGTTTTGCAAATCGTCGGCGATCACGCCAGCCAGTCCACTTACGATCAGGTGCGCCACCAGCTGGGGCTGGATCAGCCGCTGCCGGTGCAGTTCTGGCACTATCTGCTAAATCTGCTGCATGGCGATCTGGGTACGGCCAGCGCCACCGGGCAGCCGGTGTTACAGGATTTGCTGGCGGCCTTTCCGGCCACCCTGGAACTGGCGACCCTGGCGCTGGTGGTCGGCGCGACCCTGGGCGTTATCGCGGGCGTGCTGTGCGCCCGTTTTGTCGGCAGCACCTGGGATCTGTTCGTGCGTACCTTTACGCTGCTGGGTAATTCGGTGCCGATTTTCTGGCTCGGCCTGCTGATGCTGGCGCTGTTTTACGCCCGTCTGCACTGGAGCGCCGGGCCGGGCCGTCTGGACGATATTTATCTTTATACCGTGGAGCCGCGCACGGGTTTTGCGCTGATTGATACTGCGCTGTCCGGCGATGGCGAAGCCCTGCGCAACGCCATCAGCCACCTGGTTTTGCCGGTGCTGCTGCTGGCGTATTACTCGCTGGCGAGCATCACCCGCCTTACCCGCTCCGCCTGTCTGAGCGAAATGAACAAAGAGTACATTTTGCTGGCGCGCGCGAAAGGCGCAGGCGAGATGACCATTCTGCTGCGTCATGTGCTGCCGAATATTCGCGGTACGCTGCTGACGGTGATCGCCCTCGCCTACACCGGGATGCTCGAAGGCGCGGTGCTCACCGAAACGGTGTTTTCCTGGCCGGGCATTGGCCGCTATCTCACCACCGCGCTCTTTGCCGGGGATACCACCGCCATTATGGGCGGTACGCTGGTGATTGGCGTGAGCTTTGTACTGATTAATAACCTCACCGACCTGCTGGTGCGTCTGACCGATCCGAGGGTTCGCTGA
- a CDS encoding ABC transporter permease, whose translation MPTYLFLRRLRRSPAALTGLLIVAILLLIALFAPWLAPRDPNWQSAAARLQAPNADYWLGTDSYGRDVLSRLIYGTRPALGLVALVTIITLPAGLLVGILSGYYGGWLERVLMRFTDVVMSMPRLILAFAFVAMLGPGLVNGALALALTTWPAYARQSRSEIQRLRHSDYLAASEMMGIRGWRLLVGHILPLCLPSAIVRLALDLAGIILAAAGLGFLGLGARPPMAEWGAMIADGMQVIFDQWWLAAAPGAIILVASLAFNLLGDGLRDVLEPQHD comes from the coding sequence ATGCCGACTTATCTTTTCCTGCGCCGTCTGCGCCGCTCCCCCGCCGCCCTGACCGGTCTGCTGATTGTGGCGATCTTACTGCTGATCGCGCTGTTCGCCCCCTGGCTGGCCCCGCGCGATCCCAACTGGCAGTCCGCCGCCGCCCGTTTGCAGGCGCCGAATGCCGACTACTGGCTCGGCACCGACAGCTACGGGCGCGATGTGCTGTCGCGGCTGATTTACGGCACCCGCCCGGCGCTGGGGCTGGTGGCGCTGGTCACTATCATCACCCTGCCCGCCGGTCTGCTGGTGGGCATTTTATCCGGCTATTACGGCGGCTGGCTGGAGCGCGTGCTGATGCGCTTTACCGATGTGGTGATGTCGATGCCGCGGCTGATCCTCGCCTTCGCCTTTGTCGCCATGCTCGGCCCTGGTCTGGTGAACGGCGCGCTGGCGCTGGCGCTCACCACCTGGCCCGCCTATGCCCGCCAGTCGCGCAGCGAGATCCAGCGTCTGCGCCACAGCGACTATCTGGCCGCGTCAGAGATGATGGGCATTCGCGGCTGGCGGCTGCTGGTGGGGCATATTTTACCCCTGTGTTTGCCGTCGGCGATTGTGCGGCTGGCGCTGGATCTGGCGGGGATTATTCTGGCCGCCGCCGGGCTGGGTTTCCTGGGACTGGGCGCGCGTCCGCCGATGGCGGAATGGGGGGCAATGATTGCCGACGGCATGCAGGTGATCTTCGATCAGTGGTGGCTTGCCGCCGCGCCCGGCGCGATCATTCTGGTCGCCAGCCTTGCCTTTAACCTGCTGGGCGATGGCCTGCGCGATGTACTGGAGCCGCAACATGACTGA
- a CDS encoding ABC transporter ATP-binding protein codes for MTDINVRVENLTIDYPAAQVVKNVSFTLGNERLALVGESGSGKSMTARALMGLVRRPGVVRATELSVGGQDLLTLKPAGWRALRGNHLAMILQDPRYALNPVKTIFSQIEETLTLHQRINKQERRDRIREAVLAVGLNETVLNRYPGELSGGMGQRVMIAIALINNPRVLIADEPTSALDARLRNQILELLVEQCEQRQMAMLLISHDLPLVAQHCHRVLVMYQGQKVDEMPASQLATATHPYTRTLWTCRPNAATYGQMLPTLNRAELKR; via the coding sequence ATGACTGACATTAACGTTCGTGTGGAGAACCTGACCATTGATTATCCCGCCGCGCAGGTGGTGAAAAACGTCAGCTTTACGCTCGGCAATGAGCGGCTGGCGCTGGTGGGGGAATCCGGCTCCGGCAAATCTATGACCGCCCGCGCGCTGATGGGGCTGGTGCGCCGTCCGGGCGTGGTACGCGCAACTGAGCTTAGCGTCGGTGGGCAGGATCTGCTGACGCTGAAGCCTGCCGGCTGGCGGGCGCTGCGCGGTAATCATCTGGCGATGATATTGCAGGATCCGCGCTATGCGTTAAATCCGGTAAAAACCATTTTCTCCCAGATTGAGGAAACGCTGACGCTGCATCAGCGCATTAATAAACAGGAGCGCCGGGATCGCATTCGCGAGGCGGTGCTGGCGGTCGGGCTGAACGAGACGGTGCTGAACCGCTATCCGGGCGAGCTTTCCGGCGGCATGGGGCAGCGGGTGATGATCGCCATTGCGCTGATCAACAATCCGCGCGTGCTGATCGCCGATGAACCTACTTCGGCGCTGGATGCGCGCCTGCGTAACCAGATCCTCGAACTGCTGGTGGAACAGTGCGAACAGCGGCAGATGGCGATGCTGCTGATCAGCCACGATTTACCGCTGGTGGCGCAGCACTGCCATCGCGTGCTGGTGATGTATCAGGGGCAAAAGGTGGATGAAATGCCCGCCAGCCAGCTTGCCACCGCCACGCATCCCTATACCCGCACCCTGTGGACCTGTCGCCCTAACGCCGCCACCTACGGGCAGATGTTACCGACGTTGAATCGCGCGGAGTTAAAACGATGA
- a CDS encoding ABC transporter ATP-binding protein, translated as MSLVTIENLQVSFADKIAVSAASFSVQAGETFSLIGESGCGKSTILRVLAGLQREWQGHVSLFDEPVKPGVRFQGERRRNVQMVFQDPYASLHPNHTIYRTLAEPLRIHGEQDSAARVATALSEVGLAADAAQRYPHQLSGGQRQRVAIARALLLRPRLLLLDEPTSALDMSVQAEILNLLNTLKQAHQMTYLLVSHDADVIAHMSDRAAFMARGVIQRFYDRAALVAGDHRS; from the coding sequence ATGAGCCTCGTTACTATCGAGAATTTACAGGTCAGCTTTGCTGACAAAATCGCCGTCTCCGCCGCCAGTTTCAGCGTGCAGGCGGGGGAAACCTTCAGCCTGATCGGCGAGTCCGGCTGCGGAAAATCCACCATCCTGCGCGTGCTGGCTGGCTTGCAGCGGGAGTGGCAGGGCCACGTGTCGCTGTTTGACGAGCCGGTGAAACCCGGCGTGCGCTTTCAGGGCGAGCGGCGGCGCAATGTGCAGATGGTGTTTCAGGACCCTTACGCCTCGCTGCATCCGAACCACACCATTTACCGTACGCTGGCGGAGCCGCTGCGCATTCATGGCGAACAGGACAGCGCAGCGCGGGTGGCGACGGCGCTCTCGGAAGTGGGACTCGCCGCCGACGCGGCACAGCGCTATCCGCATCAGCTCTCGGGCGGCCAGCGCCAGCGGGTGGCTATCGCCCGTGCGCTGCTGCTGCGCCCGCGTCTGCTGCTGCTTGACGAGCCGACCTCGGCGCTGGATATGTCGGTGCAGGCGGAAATTCTTAACCTGCTGAATACCCTCAAGCAGGCGCACCAGATGACCTATCTGCTGGTCAGCCATGATGCGGATGTTATCGCCCATATGTCCGACCGGGCGGCCTTTATGGCCAGGGGCGTGATCCAGCGATTTTATGATCGCGCGGCGTTAGTGGCCGGGGATCACCGCTCCTGA
- a CDS encoding GNAT family N-acetyltransferase, which translates to MPEINEYGQTVGDALTDWQGAPALPRKVLSGHYCRLDPLTAEHAADLFDAYAQAADERDWTWMASDRPASVADTAAWIDGKVQDQGLVPYAVIDLKSGRAVGLVCYMAIDRENGTVEIGHVTWSPRMQQTVFGTEAVWLLLGNAFAYGYRRVEWKCDSLNVASRRAAERLGFTFEGRFRQKIVRKGRNRDSDWLSIIDAEWPARDAPIRAWLAEDNFDAQGRQKRRLEAFQER; encoded by the coding sequence GTGCCTGAAATTAATGAATATGGTCAGACGGTGGGCGATGCGCTGACTGACTGGCAGGGCGCGCCTGCGCTGCCGCGTAAGGTGCTGTCCGGTCACTACTGTCGTCTGGATCCGCTGACGGCAGAGCATGCCGCCGATCTGTTTGATGCTTACGCGCAGGCCGCCGACGAGCGGGACTGGACGTGGATGGCCAGCGATCGCCCGGCGTCGGTTGCGGATACCGCCGCCTGGATCGACGGCAAAGTGCAGGACCAGGGGCTGGTGCCTTATGCGGTCATCGATCTGAAAAGTGGTCGTGCGGTAGGGCTGGTATGCTACATGGCAATCGATCGGGAAAACGGTACCGTTGAGATCGGCCACGTCACCTGGTCGCCGCGCATGCAGCAGACCGTGTTCGGCACCGAAGCTGTATGGTTACTGCTCGGCAATGCCTTTGCATACGGTTACCGTCGGGTGGAGTGGAAGTGTGATTCCCTGAACGTCGCTTCCCGCCGCGCCGCCGAACGGCTGGGCTTTACCTTTGAAGGCCGCTTTCGCCAGAAAATCGTACGCAAAGGCCGCAACCGTGACAGCGACTGGCTGTCGATCATCGACGCGGAATGGCCCGCCCGCGATGCGCCGATCCGCGCCTGGCTGGCAGAGGATAATTTTGACGCGCAGGGCAGGCAAAAGCGCAGGCTGGAGGCATTTCAGGAGCGGTGA
- a CDS encoding YbdK family carboxylate-amine ligase translates to MPLADFHVSDPFTLGIELELQIVNPPGYDLSQDSTTLIDAMKAQVSAGEVKHDITESMLEIATGVCVDIHQAASQLGALQHIILQTAAEHHVKICGGGTHPFQKWQRQEICNDERYSRTLQMFGYLMQQATVFGQHVHIGCRSGDDAIYLMHGLSRFVPHFIALGAASPYMQGADTHFASSRLNIFSAFPDNGHAPWVTNWSEFEGLFRRLSYTSMIESIKDLHWDIRPSPNFGTVEVRVMDTPLTLAHAINVAGFIQATAHWLLAERPFKMQERDYLLYKFNRFQACRFGFDGILTDVHTGDQISIKDDILRMLEKVAPYADKLNGGSALDELSRFVQRGKSEAQLMRDFVADGGSLFGLVEKHTEIWASG, encoded by the coding sequence ATGCCTTTAGCCGATTTTCATGTCTCCGATCCCTTTACCCTGGGCATTGAACTGGAATTACAGATCGTTAACCCGCCGGGTTACGATTTAAGCCAGGATTCGACCACGCTTATTGATGCGATGAAAGCGCAGGTCAGCGCGGGGGAAGTGAAGCACGACATCACCGAGAGCATGCTGGAGATCGCCACCGGCGTGTGCGTCGACATTCATCAGGCCGCCAGCCAGCTGGGCGCATTGCAGCACATCATTCTGCAAACAGCGGCGGAGCATCATGTAAAAATTTGCGGCGGCGGCACGCATCCGTTCCAGAAATGGCAGCGCCAGGAGATCTGCAACGATGAGCGCTATTCCCGCACGTTGCAGATGTTCGGCTATCTGATGCAGCAGGCGACGGTGTTTGGTCAGCATGTGCATATTGGCTGTCGCAGCGGCGATGACGCTATCTATCTGATGCACGGGCTATCGCGCTTTGTGCCGCACTTTATCGCGCTGGGGGCGGCATCGCCCTATATGCAGGGGGCGGATACGCACTTTGCCTCGTCGCGCTTAAATATCTTTTCCGCCTTCCCGGATAACGGCCATGCGCCCTGGGTGACTAACTGGTCAGAATTCGAGGGGCTGTTCCGCCGCCTGAGCTATACCAGCATGATCGAAAGCATTAAAGATCTGCACTGGGATATTCGCCCCAGCCCCAATTTTGGCACCGTGGAGGTGCGGGTGATGGATACGCCTCTGACGCTGGCCCATGCGATTAACGTCGCCGGATTTATTCAGGCCACCGCCCACTGGCTGCTCGCCGAGCGGCCTTTCAAAATGCAGGAGCGTGATTATCTGCTGTATAAATTTAACCGCTTCCAGGCCTGCCGTTTTGGCTTCGACGGCATTCTGACGGATGTGCATACCGGCGATCAGATCAGCATCAAGGACGACATTCTGCGGATGCTGGAAAAAGTCGCCCCCTATGCCGATAAACTCAATGGTGGTAGCGCGCTGGATGAGCTGTCGCGCTTTGTGCAACGCGGCAAAAGCGAGGCGCAGCTGATGCGTGATTTTGTGGCGGATGGCGGTTCGCTGTTTGGCCTGGTGGAGAAACACACCGAGATCTGGGCGTCGGGCTGA
- a CDS encoding DUF1158 family protein, with the protein MKHPLESLMTAAGILLLAFLSCLLLPVPSPGTALVQKLIGLFHLMDASQFYTLFLCAWFLLLGTLEYLLLRFIWRRWFSLAG; encoded by the coding sequence ATGAAACATCCCCTTGAATCGCTGATGACCGCCGCCGGGATCCTGCTGCTGGCGTTCCTCTCCTGTCTGCTGCTGCCGGTGCCCTCCCCTGGCACCGCACTGGTGCAAAAACTGATTGGCCTCTTTCATCTGATGGATGCCAGCCAGTTTTACACCCTGTTCTTATGCGCGTGGTTTTTACTGCTCGGCACCCTGGAGTACCTGCTGCTGCGCTTTATCTGGCGTCGCTGGTTCTCGCTGGCGGGTTAA
- a CDS encoding alpha/beta hydrolase-fold protein → MKMALSGLLIGLSTMPVMAASCEAPAVQGEQQGKFDASGEVCFQLPPLDENYVSATLEGITDARLLDASNRRIRTLLEGGPADGQQSLLFALPVNQISSLVLHGEEGARWRFRWHMKETTPLRVAQVMEPVSPTLQQLAKQLAAGGTTAAFWQARQQAGTPLVEPVDATHKRVTFLWRGARGNVFILGSPAGDHDPLFRLAQSDVWFRSYVVPADTVMQYKLAPDVPQVEGTPRDQRRAILVSAQADPLNPHTMSGPFTDRWNRSSLLDLSSGRYFTGEAMAKPLRYGTLQRYQFRSERLGNSREIVLYRPRSPQPVRWTLFLFDGKTWQGDYHTANVLDDLIARHALLPINIVFIDSLDHARRAKELPPNADFADFMAHELVPWLRQKGIVLQRNKTVLAGASYGGLASSWVALRYPRLFGNVLSLSGSYWWAPKGEPASWLTRQYQNAPHYPVRFWLQAGRFETGGPDGGIYKNSLEFEQVLREKGYRVSFHPWSSGHDYAAWTEALVHGLRDLSGLTRQREPATPDKAQQQVLQGAEQ, encoded by the coding sequence ATGAAAATGGCGTTAAGCGGATTACTGATTGGCCTCAGCACCATGCCGGTGATGGCGGCAAGCTGCGAGGCACCCGCGGTGCAGGGAGAGCAACAGGGAAAGTTTGATGCCAGCGGCGAGGTCTGTTTCCAGTTGCCGCCGCTTGATGAAAATTACGTATCGGCTACGCTGGAAGGCATCACCGATGCCCGCCTGCTCGACGCCAGCAACCGCCGTATCCGCACGCTGCTGGAAGGCGGCCCGGCAGACGGGCAGCAAAGTCTGCTGTTTGCTCTGCCGGTAAACCAGATCTCCTCGCTGGTGTTGCACGGCGAAGAAGGCGCGCGCTGGCGCTTTCGCTGGCATATGAAAGAGACCACGCCGCTGAGGGTCGCGCAGGTGATGGAGCCGGTAAGCCCGACCTTGCAACAGCTGGCTAAACAGCTGGCTGCCGGCGGGACGACGGCGGCATTCTGGCAGGCGCGCCAGCAGGCCGGGACGCCGCTTGTGGAACCGGTGGATGCCACGCACAAACGCGTCACCTTTTTATGGCGCGGCGCGCGGGGTAACGTCTTTATACTCGGCTCCCCGGCCGGGGATCACGATCCGCTGTTCCGCCTCGCCCAGTCCGACGTCTGGTTTCGCAGCTACGTCGTACCCGCCGACACGGTGATGCAGTATAAGCTCGCGCCTGACGTGCCGCAGGTTGAAGGAACGCCCCGCGATCAGCGCCGGGCGATCCTCGTCAGCGCCCAGGCCGATCCCCTTAACCCGCACACCATGAGCGGCCCCTTTACCGACCGCTGGAACCGTTCATCGCTGCTTGATCTGTCAAGTGGCCGCTATTTCACCGGCGAGGCCATGGCGAAACCCCTGCGTTACGGCACACTACAGCGTTATCAGTTCAGAAGTGAACGGCTGGGTAACAGCCGTGAAATCGTGCTCTACCGCCCGCGAAGCCCGCAGCCGGTACGCTGGACGCTGTTCCTGTTCGACGGTAAAACCTGGCAGGGGGACTACCACACCGCCAACGTGCTGGACGATCTCATCGCCCGGCATGCGCTTTTGCCGATTAATATCGTCTTTATTGATAGTCTTGATCATGCCAGGCGGGCAAAAGAACTGCCGCCGAACGCCGATTTCGCTGATTTTATGGCTCATGAACTGGTGCCCTGGCTGCGGCAGAAAGGCATTGTATTGCAGCGCAATAAAACCGTGCTGGCCGGGGCGAGCTACGGCGGGCTGGCCTCATCCTGGGTGGCGCTGCGCTACCCGCGTCTGTTTGGCAACGTGCTGAGCTTATCCGGCTCCTACTGGTGGGCACCGAAAGGCGAACCGGCCAGCTGGCTGACGCGCCAGTATCAGAACGCGCCGCACTATCCGGTGCGCTTCTGGCTCCAGGCCGGACGTTTTGAAACCGGCGGCCCGGACGGCGGCATCTACAAAAACAGTCTGGAGTTTGAGCAGGTACTGCGGGAGAAGGGCTATCGCGTCAGCTTCCATCCGTGGTCCAGCGGCCATGATTACGCCGCCTGGACCGAAGCGCTGGTGCACGGCCTGCGCGATCTGTCAGGCTTAACCCGCCAGCGAGAACCAGCGACGCCAGATAAAGCGCAGCAGCAGGTACTCCAGGGTGCCGAGCAGTAA